A single region of the Lycium barbarum isolate Lr01 chromosome 2, ASM1917538v2, whole genome shotgun sequence genome encodes:
- the LOC132626895 gene encoding uncharacterized protein LOC132626895 produces MMNLSLSFPQPSTFHPSFSRSTAQLLHSSLSFHSLHKRRHFVTCASSSELPLLPFPIDQVLVPSETKTLHLYEARYLALLEQSLFKKKKLFVHFVLDPIAINDTSGEASFAARYGCLVAIEKVEQLEIGALVSIRGIGRVKILKFEQAEPYLTGAVIPLLDNIPHSNAELSSKVLEIKEALRSLNSLEIKLKAPQEALLQTLTANSLRWSEKTPVLDCDNSFIPPFAELVSFAALQPVSGSSQSELLKLQKKKLRAMDIKDTLERLEDSIGYVQQNISLVAAKLAIQSLDSRL; encoded by the exons ATGATGAATTTGAGCTTATCCTTTCCTCAGCCATCAACATTTCATCCCTCCTTCTCCAGAAGCACAGCACAATTGCTGCACTCTTCTCTCTCATTTCATTCTCTTCACAAACGCCGCCATTTTGTCACTTGTGCTTCCTCCTCAGAGCTTCCACTTCTTCCTTTCCCTATTGACCAG gtattagttcCTTCAGAGACAAAGACACTACATTTGTATGAAGCAAGATACTTGGCACTCTTAGAGCAG TCTCTTTTCAAGAAGAAGAAGTTGTTTGTGCACTTTGTTCTAGATCCTATAGCCATCAATGATACATCAGGAGAAGCATCTTTTGCTGCCAGATACGGTTGCTTGGTCGCAATAGAGAAA GTTGAGCAATTGGAGATTGGTGCATTGGTCTCTATTAGGGGTATAGGCCGTGTCAAAATTCTGAAATTTGAACAG GCAGAACCGTACTTGACAGGTGCAGTCATACCATTGCTGGACAACATCCCACACAGCAATGCAGAACTAAGTTCCAAAGTTTTGGAGATTAAAGAAGCTCTCCGAAGTTTGAATAGCTTGGAAATAAAGCTGAAG GCTCCTCAGGAAGCTTTATTGCAAACTTTAACTGCAAACTCTTTGAGATGGTCTGAGAAGACACCTGTTCTGGATTGTGACAACAGCTTCATTCCACCTTTCGCTGAGCTCGTATCCTTTGCAGCACTGCAACCTGTTTCTG GATCATCTCAGTCAGAATTGCTGAAGCTGCAAAAAAAGAAGTTGAGAGCAATGGACATCAAGGATACCCTAGAGAGGCTCGAAGATTCCATAGGATATGTGCAACAAAATATTTCGTTGGTAGCAGCCAAGCTTGCAATTCAATCTTTAGATTCCCGGTTATGA